A stretch of the Glandiceps talaboti chromosome 23, keGlaTala1.1, whole genome shotgun sequence genome encodes the following:
- the LOC144452940 gene encoding uncharacterized protein LOC144452940, with amino-acid sequence MLVTSSRLTPRSRLRRDLSPRRIAGVTESRKGRDYPGHVQVLILDKTRPAENRAPSVLRARTNGQTPIDAFQLPHLVVTSPDESPRRPATTIPELTNFSSNCSEEDDSDELSVNAIDLVAMANDEHRSSSSMTRHKMVEHMVDRGQFSPRPHSVAVTEKIMEDKYLNLKYKRNPCLRAESILNEELSQTINDMSRECCDVFGPNMCQECHKIYSRNDNLVRNESYFPSLNISTQSLSTLTLVRRHLPDCSPWQLQRMIADGDINELAIRRDRMEDAARDFDRRVLDNLSKRTKARLGERRISAFNVPDKQTFFSSISDLRAQIERRKKAGRWGRRQALFNLIDDDETPGHIPQEIDIEPTLSDNIDDDRLGPPLMSREEMEYQHSQPRFYAGGNFDYELPKPPPMAELVERATAAMSLMENTNAAKIGGLEALADNPEIDAWRKARQNYEKEKREKALKEKQQNTKVELYGIQEQSDTEETNSVDENRSDDKTKIVSNDNEGEELSNDNQSNNNQSLSDSQSHDNQSSRDNQSSSLLNDPLDNKLHNDNDSKIRTITLSRNTKPRSRRKGVVAGVLVKPIIEEEPEVIA; translated from the coding sequence ATGTTAGTAACCAGCAGTAGATTGACACCTCGATCGAGGCTACGACGTGATCTCAGTCCCCGAAGAATAGCAGGCGTCACTGAATCAAGGAAAGGAAGAGATTATCCCGGTCATGTACAAGTTTTGATATTGGACAAAACGAGACCAGCGGAAAACAGAGCGCCCTCAGTGTTACGAGCAAGGACAAATGGACAAACCCCAATTGACGCTTTTCAGTTACCACATCTGGTTGTGACGAGTCCGGATGAATCGCCACGACGACCCGCAACGACGATACCCGAACTTACAAACTTTAGCAGCAACTGTTCGGAAGAAGATGACAGCGACGAGTTATCTGTCAATGCGATCGATCTCGTTGCCATGGCAAACGATGAGCATCGAAGTAGTTCCTCAATGACACGTCACAAAATGGTGGAGCATATGGTCGATAGGGGCCAATTCTCACCACGCCCTCATTCGGTGGCAGTCACAGAAAAAATTATGGAGGATAAATATTTGAATCTAAAATACAAACGAAATCCGTGTCTTCGTGCTGAAAGTATTCTAAACGAGGAATTGTCGCAGACGATAAATGACATGTCACGTGAATGTTGTGATGTATTTGGTCCAAATATGTGTCAAGAGTGCCATAAAATTTATAGTAGAAACGACAATTTAGTCAGAAACGAATCTTACTTCCCAAGTCTGAATATCTCGACGCAATCGCTGTCAACGTTGACGTTGGTGCGCCGTCACCTGCCGGATTGTTCACCTTGGCAACTGCAACGAATGATTGCCGATGGTGACATCAACGAACTAGCGATAAGGAGAGACAGGATGGAAGATGCCGCCAGGGATTTTGATCGGCGTGTATTGGATAATTTAAGCAAACGAACAAAAGCCAGGCTAGGCGAGCGCAGAATCAGTGCTTTTAATGTTCCCGACAAACAAACCTTCTTCAGCAGCATATCAGATTTACGCGCTCAGATTGAACGCAGAAAAAAGGCGGGACGTTGGGGCAGACGACAGGCATTGTTTAATCTTATTGACGACGACGAAACACCTGGACACATTCCCCAAGAAATTGATATCGAACCCACTCTTTCTGACAACATTGATGACGATCGACTTGGGCCACCGTTGATGTCCCGCGAAGAAATGGAATATCAGCACTCACAGCCCAGGTTTTACGCCGGTGGGAACTTCGATTATGAATTGCCGAAACCGCCACCCATGGCAGAACTTGTAGAAAGAGCTACCGCTGCGATGAGCCTAATGGAAAACACAAATGCTGCAAAGATTGGAGGTTTAGAGGCATTGGCTGACAACCCAGAGATAGATGCATGGAGAAAAGCCCGCCAAAATTACGAAAAGGAGAAGCGAGAAAAAGCGCtcaaagaaaaacaacaaaatacgAAAGTTGAACTTTACGGTATACAAGAACAAAGTGACACAGAAGAAACAAATTCAGTCGACGAAAATCGGTCAGATGATAAAACTAAAATCGTATCGAACGACAATGAAGGAGAAGAATTGTCAAAtgacaatcaatcaaacaacaaTCAGTCATTAAGTGACAGCCAATCACATGACAACCAGTCGTCACGTGACAATCAGTCGTCGTCATTGCTCAATGATCCGCTTGACAACAAGCTACATAATGACAATGATAGTAAAATTAGGACTATCACGCTGAGTAGAAACACGAAACCGAGGTCAAGACGCAAAGGTGTAGTTGCCGGTGTACTGGTCAAACCAATCATCGAAGAGGAACCAGAAGTCATCGCCTAA